From a single Rutidosis leptorrhynchoides isolate AG116_Rl617_1_P2 unplaced genomic scaffold, CSIRO_AGI_Rlap_v1 contig625, whole genome shotgun sequence genomic region:
- the LOC139884937 gene encoding mediator of RNA polymerase II transcription subunit 27, protein MMKLQSQATQSSSQQQQGEEEPEAPPKKVAVAMERLSQAARLIADIRMGADRLLEAVFVSGGAHESNRPLNYFLEEDASMRQHFLDLRSIGKQLEESGVLNESLRLRSNYWGLHMPLVCPDGAVVAYAWKRQLAGQAGASAVDRTRLALKAFTDQKKRFFPHLEDGQDTETTKPAAKRPRVSHGAQVKTDEELSECKTLSDILKRIEKEVPNLKVHTYERLEWLKKASSLPASTEDNSIEALKDHSFHSSTKLRPGSQGAVSTERVAVIELLLPSVFRAVISLHPAGSIDPDAVAFFSSDEGGSYLHSRGSSVYHIYRHITEHAAMALQHFSGIRSETALHSLLFWICGYQNLFSKVCSKCKRLLAMDRKSAILLPPVRRPFQSVSCTKLSSSKDQNVDNSRAYHIGCFLEEQSS, encoded by the exons ATGATGAAATTGCAATCCCAAGCAACGCAATCGTCGTCACAACAGCAGCAAGGGGAGGAGGAACCGGAGGCTCCGCCAAAGAAGGTTGCTGTGGCGATGGAGAGGCTATCTCAAGCGGCGCGTTTGATCGCTGACATTAGGATGGGCGCCGACCGCCTCCTGGAAGCTGTATTTGTGTCGGGAGGGGCTCATGAAAGCAATCGGCCCCTCAATTACTTCCTCGAAGAAGATGCCTCCATGCGTCAACACTTCCTTGACCTCCGCTCCATCG GAAAGCAGCTGGAGGAATCTGGAGTTTTGAATGAATCTCTTAGGTTGCGTAGTAATTATTGGGGATTGCATATGCCATTAGTGTGTCCCGATGGAGCTGTGGTTGCATATGCCTGGAAGCGTCAACTGGCTGGCCAGGCTGGTGCATCTGCTGTTGACAGAACTAG GTTAGCTCTTAAGGCCTTCACGGATCAGAAAAAGCGGTTTTTCCCTCACCTTGAAGATGGACAGGATACTGAGACTACCAAACCAGCAGCAAAGAGGCCTCGTGTTTCCCATGGTGCACAAGTCAAAACCGACGAAGAGCTTAGTGAATGTAAAACACTATCTGACATTCTAAAGAGAATAGAAAAGGAAGTACCAAATTTGAAAGTCCATACTTATGAAAGATTGGAATGGTTGAAGAAAGCTTCCTCCCTTCCTGCTTCAACTGAAGATAATTCTATAGAAGCTTTAAAAGATCACAGTTTTCATAGTTCGACCAAACTACGACCAGGTTCACAAGGTGCTGTTTCCACGGAAAGAGTTGCAGTTATCGAGTTGTTGCTTCCTTCTGTCTTTAGAGCTGTGATATCATTACACCCAGCAGGCTCGATTGACCCTGATGCCGTAGCCTTCTTTTCTTCGGATGAG GGAGGCAGCTATCTCCATTCTAGAGGATCTTCAGTTTATCACATATACAGACATATCACG GAGCATGCTGCTATGGCTTTGCAGCATTTTTCGGGGATCAGATCTGAAACTGCTTTACATTCTCTTTTG TTCTGGATCTGCGGCTACCAGAATCTGTTTTCAAAAGTTTGCAG CAAGTGTAAGCGGCTTCTAGCTATGGACAGAAAGTCAGCTATTCTGTTACCTCCTGTTCGTCGACCGTTTCAAAGTGTTTCATGTACAAAACTTTCGTCATCAAAGGATCAGAACGTGGATAACTCCAGGGCTTATCACATTGGTTGCTTTCTTGAGGAGCAATCGTCCTGA